In Pongo abelii isolate AG06213 chromosome 5, NHGRI_mPonAbe1-v2.0_pri, whole genome shotgun sequence, the DNA window ATCGTGCATGAGGTAAGAAAGTTTCAATGGCACACTTCCAATTATTCCCTACATGATTTATGCTAAGTGTTCAAATTCTTACTTCTACAGgtgcaaaaattaaacatattgctATCATTTTGCTTCAAGTAGTcaactctcatttaaaaatatatagaaatttggtcaagaaaatattttgcatttacatGTACATTTGCCAACTGCTGGGTTCTTCATTACGTGGGCTGCACAAAGTTCCCTTCTTGTGCTATTCTTCTTCTACCTCATTCCTTCAGGTCACCTCTCTTGTTACATCAGCCTGCTGATTCCAAATTCTTACAGTTTCCGCTTTCTTTTTGGGGACAGTGCACGGTATACATTTATGCAACATGGATGATCTTCAAGGCATTTTACTGCTATTTAGCATTCTTGGTTGATCTCTTCTTGTTCCTGTTTACCACATTAATAACATTCCCGGTACCTGGCTTCCAGTGTTTTTGACGAGAATGCATTAGCAATTTGTATCACTGTTCTTTTAGCAAGAAACAGCTTGTTTTTCCCCGGTTTCTCATAAGAAGTTTCTTCTTAATATACCTTCGTCTTCTTAATGTCAAACTGTGAAATACAAAACTGCATCAtactggattttttctttttttcgaaatCCCTATTTGATACATTGAGTTTCctgtttttgagattttgttaACATTCTTCATAATTGAAAAGTTCTCGGCCAGCCTTGATTCCGGTATTTGTTTCTGTCcctatctccctttctcttttctgtgacttgcttccCACATGCAGGaaatcttttcctattttgcaacatgtctgtgagcttcagttgattttttacTCCACTATTTCttgagggttgtgtgtgtgtgtgtgtgtgtgtgtgtgaacttgtgagtatttgagtgtgtgtgtatgggtgtgttgtgtgtgtgtgtatgcgtgtagtTGGTTCTGTAGAATTGATTTTTGGTTACTTTCTTCTTCGGAAACGTCTACATTGATCAGGCGGCCATccagtaattttttcattgaagacatagctttttatattaggtctttaattttatttggctattctatactgttactttcttttgatattttatttgttttgttccataTTCACCTTTTTGTAAATACTTGAAATAGTTATCATAGTGATATGTCAAATTTTCATGCCATTCTAATCATTTCTGTCATTCCCGCACCCGTTTGTATTGCCTGATTTATTTCCTGGTCATGGATCGCACGCCatgctttttctacatgtagtcacattttaaatttaggactCACTCTGGGGATACCGCATAGCTCAGCCAGTGGACTTCGTTGTTTACTTCTAAAGAGAGTTGAGATTTCCTCTCACAGGCACTTCATTGACTTGGAACCCGATTTCATGCTTGGACACTTGCTTTTCAGCTGTGCAAGGGTTAGTCTGCAGCTGCCTTTATTCTAGTAATAGgctaattctacttttaaactatGGCTGTTCTGGGGTCTCCACTGAATTGGCAGTGTGTTCTGTGAGGACTCTCTCGTCTAGCTGGTAAGAACTCCAATATCCCAGAGTGCTATGTGATCTCTGTCTTCTTTATTGAGCTTGCTGTTCTCTTCCAGATGCTCTTTCTAAGGAAATGTTCTTTGCCATACGTTCTTGTGGAACCATTTTCTGTGCACATGCAGTGTCATGTTTAGCCAAGGACTGGAGGAGACTTCTATGCATATTTGTAGAGCTCCTTTCCTCCACAAACCAGTCCTTATTTGTAGCAGACCTAGAAAATTTCAACTACCAGAGTCATCACAAACTCCAATCCCTCTCCACCGTTCAGACAGATGGCTACAGTTTGCTTGGTTTCCACCACCTTGCTCTGCAGTGCAGGAAGGGTAACCAGGAAGAAAGCCAAGGCATCTATGGAGTTGAGCTCAACACTGCCCCTCTCTCAATGCTCTAGGTCCTCTACCAGCTGTGGTCCAACATGTAGAAATGGtttttccaggtctttgctagtcACTTATggccaaaaaaattggccagagtGCAGTCAGACTGGGGTTCTGTCCATCTACACATCCCTTTTACTTTTCAGCATCCCTCTCTTTGCTGACTCTCATCTGcctttttgcctttgcttttctctccctgGGAACCCATATCCCTTCAGGCCACTGGTACTTAGGACCGAGTGTTCTTCTACCCATTGGAATATATGTAGATCTAGAAAGAGATAGATTCACCTctccataaatatgcacacattCTTTCCTCATATGCCCAGACAGAAAAGGCATACACAACCTTCCCTTCAGGAACTGGTAGTCAGAATAACACAATTCCAATTGGAAAGTCTTCATTGACCCTTGGTAGGTGTTGTGGAAGGCTAATCTAAGTGTTTGGTCATTTGTCATTCTGACTGTTTTCTTAATGTGATGTCCTCGCCTCCAGATTTCCCTTCTGCTCCAGAAAACTACgaggaaggagaggcagcttcacatttctcttctctcagacCCTTAGCTCTAAGGCAATCATCCTGAGACATTTTGCTACACCAACTGCATCTGACACAAGTTGAGTTCGGAGAACTCATCTTGAAGCATGTCTCTTCCAACAGAATCTTCAGTTGGCCCTTTCTTCTCTTACGGTAAAGAACAAAGACATACCCATTTGGGTAGTTTTCTGGGGTCCGACTATGTGAGTGTGGTGTCATAGATGACCAAGCTTGGCAGGTTCTTCCTGTGACAGTCTTGAAGTATGTGCCTCGATAACTCTGTCCATTACCGTGGtagcactcctgcactccaggcctttgctcagtcggtgctgaaatgaaaacagaagaaatcaagCTGAGTGTCTCTTAGAACAGGGAAAGATGTGAAGTCATTTATGACACAACCAGAAAGGAGTCTATGACAATTACAACCGTTCTCTTTTCCTTATCCATAGGCAGATGGATatgaaaaaaccaaccaacaaacaaacaccaaagcaaCAGATTCCTACCATTCTAGAACCGTAGGAAGTTCTTGGAAATATTTCACCTGACAccttagagaaacagaacagatcAGAATCCCTCTCATTGGAAAGTGTGCTCACGAGCAAGCACCTTTCTGGGAACCTCTACTGAATGTTCATGAGAAAGATGGGGCAGGAGCGAGCAAAGGGCATGGCATTTGGTAATGCGGGCTGCAGATGGTAATTGGCTGTCGGGGGCAGAGGCGGGGACAGACATGGACATTTTGCATGTTTCCCTAGACCGTTGATCATGAAAGCCAAGGCCTTTGGCTTCCGGGCCATGGGGCAGAAAACGGTCCTATACATCTGACTGAAGGCAAAGACACTTTGCTGCTCAGGGATGTGTGCAGGCCAAAAGCTTATTCctttggaggaaagagggaatcctctcgtGCCCCGCATCCTGAATTGCAATAAAGTAGAAGTCTACTACTCTTTCTCTCCAGAACCCTCACAGGTACAAGTGCCATCAGAAAGACGTTTAAGAACACTGAGAAATCACTCCCTTCAAAGCCTAGGGCTGCAGAGCCTTAGAGCATTGGGAGCTCATGCACTGCTCCACAGACCCAGGACGATACGGAATTATTGCAGCCCTGGTGGCTTTCTCCAGGGTGGCAGGCTCCAGAGCCACACTTCTGGGAATCTGGAATGCTGAAGATTGCACTGAATGCTTTCTACTTGAAGAAAGCCCAGGTAAAGCTTACTGGCTTGGAAAGAGTCACACACCCGACAGCATGATACAATGAAAATTTTGACTAGGACACTGAGAGAGCCCGGTTTGCAATGAGGAGAGTTGTGAAGTTGATCACCCTGGAGGGTTTGTGCCCATCCTAAAGACACAGCCCAACCACGTTGCGCCAGAAATCACTCCGCTGGCTCCCCCAGAGAGTGCACGGAGGCTTCCTGCTACATGGCAGAACTCAATCAATGCTCGAGCATCCGTGTACCATCGAAGCCTGCTGCATCAGTGGGAATTTCCATGGCTTTTCATCCCAGCGTCCAAGCGTGTAGATGTCTGGCCACAGGCTCCTTACCTTGTTCGGAAGGAGCCTCTAGGCTTGGAAGCGGGGTAGCAGTCGGAGGCGCGACGGCATTCCCTTCTGCGTCTGAGCATCGTGTCAGGTTGCAGTACTCCCACCTGACATTGGGATCCGTCGTATAACAATAAGGGGCTGCCACAGGATCTGGATTCCTGCAGTAGTTCCTGATCAAGCCACTGGAAATTCCAAAACGATACACGTCACAAGAGGTGGGACAATATGCAGGGGCTCCCCACACCCTCTCCTTGGTGCTGCAACAAGGTCATTGCCGGTGCCTTTCTAATATTCCCATTAAAAGTACCATATTATTGCCACAAGCACAAATGGCTCTCAGTCACTAATCCTCTCTGCACATTTCTCGTTCTTAGtagattattactattttttttaaaaaaatctaaagtagCAAACGCTTCTTAGAAACACTGAGATAATACATACACGTGGCCAAAAAATGATCAGAGTATTTTCCTTCTACCTTGTGTCCAATCCATCTCTCTGGAATAACTGGTATGGATTTTGACATCTGTATTGTGGAACTGTTTATTCACATACAAAGTATCTGTAGCTGTCTCGTTCTTCGTAACTTTCCGGTAGGACTTCATATTCTAATGTGCGAGTTGCAACTCACATGTAGTTCTTCAGAGAAAACATGGCATCCAGAAGGATAACCTTTCCAGGTCAACCTTCACACTCTATGTACTCAAAACGTAGTGAAAAAGATCTACCTTTCCCATGGAAAAGCACTGTGCAAATAATATTACTGTCTGTCATTCCCATATCATGTGGGTCAAGTAGGTTTTTTTCTGAAAGACTTCTTAAAGCTGCCCTGGAAAACTTGCTCCCAGGCAGGATGCAGTATCTCTAGAATGGGTTCCTGGGCAGGACCTTCTCTCCTGCTCTCAGTCTATCCTCTGCTGGCCACAGCCACTCCGGGACTGGGGAGTGAGTTGAAAGAACAGTGGGACCCATGGTATAAAGGAAGACGGCAGAGTAGACTAAGAGATCTGAAGAGGTAGGACAGCTATGGAGGAGCAAAAAACAATGAATTAGGGGGCAAAGCAGGTGAGGAGTTTGGGCTGCAGGGATCTTGAAACATTCACTCTTCCTTATGCCTCCCATAGAACGTTCCTCCAACCTCTCAGTATCCTCACATTCATGACCTGTGGCTGTCTGAGAAAATGGGAAATGTATGATGGGCCATGGGGATCCAGCGTTGTGTCTCTAATGGCTCTACACATGTGGCCCAGTCTCAATCCCAGACCCTCCATTCCAGGAAGCCCATTCAATGAGCAACGGGATGTACTAAGAGCCCGAGCTCTTTAaagacttttcttcttctttggctTCCCTCTtttgaatacataaaatattgttattataCAACAAACCTCAGAGTTAAAAAGTTTGTGATTGCTCTAGGATTTTCAATATCCCTTTGAACCCACACATTAACCTTTTATTAGTATTACATACTATCGTGCATGAGGTAAGAAACTTACAGTGGTACACTTCCAATTATTCCCTACATGATTTATGCTACATGTTCAAATTTTGACTTCTACATATGCTAAAGTTAAATATATTGCTATCGTTTTGCTTCAACTCGTCAACTCTCATTTAAAAAGATACAGACATTTGATCAAGAAAACATTTAGCATTTTCATCTACATTTGCCAATTGCTAGGTTCTTCATTATATAGGCTGCAGAAAGTTCCCTTCTTGTTCTATTCTTCTTCTACCTAATTCCTTAGGGTCACCTCTCATTACATAAGCCTGCTGATTCCAAAGTCTTACGGTTTCCGGTTTCTTTGTTTAGGGAAGTGCGCAATGTGCATTCctccaacatggatgaactttaagGCATTTTATTGCTGGATGTAGCCTTCTCAGTTGAGCTCttctttcttatgtttattattttaatgttattctTTTGTGCCCAGGTTGCAGTGTTTCTGATGGGAACACATTAGTCATTTGTATCACTGTTCCTCTAGCAAGacacaactttttgtttttcccgTTCCTTATGAGATTTTTCTGTGTATTATGTCTTTGCCCTCTGACAGTTGAACTGCTATGTACCCAGTGGCAtcctataattttcattttagaaattatttttctgatccATTGAGCTTCTTGAGTCtgtgattttttaatgttctttatatttggaaaattttcagccatcCTTGTTTTCACTATATATTTCTGTTCCAATCTCCTTCCCCCTTTCTGTGACTTGCTTCCCACATGTAGGaaatctttttatgttttcctttatgtCTGTGTGGCTCGGTTGATTTCATTTTTCAGCatttgtggatgtgtgtgtgtgtttgtaagcTTATAcatgtttgagtgtgtgtgtgtgtatgcatgcgtgtgttttgtgtgtgtgtatctggtgCTGTAGGTTCTAtgcaattatttttcatttagttttttcttctgaaatgtcTAACTGAATGGGGAGGACATCtagtaattttttcatttaagacATATCTCTTAGTAGTTCTTTGATTTGGCTCTTTATACTCTTACTGTCTCTGGATAAGGTgtctgttgcattccatattcatgttttcttaaatccTAGAACTCAGTTATCATATAGTGATATGTCAAATTTTTATACCATTCTAATCATTTCTGTCTCTTCTGGGTCTGTTTGtattgactgatttttctccTGCTTGTGGGTCACACTAAAAGCTTTCTATGTATAGTCAAGTTTTATATTTAGGCCTCACACTGTGGATACTGCATAGCTGAGCCACTTGACTTTGATGTTTACCTCTAAAGATGGTTGAGTTTCCTCTCACAGGCAGTTCATTGACTTGGACATCATTCTGATGCTTGGAGACTTCCTTTTCAGTTTTGCTATTGCTTGTGTGGAGCTGCCTTTATTCTAAGAATATGCTAATTCTACTCCTAAAGTATGGCTTTTCCTGGGTCTCTACTGAATGCCCAAGATGTTCAGTGAAGTCTCTCTCCTCTGTGTGGTCCAAACTCCAATATCCCTTAGTGCTATTTGAGCTCTGTCATGTTTATTGAGCTCAGTGTTCCATTGTAGTTGCTGTTCTTCTGTAGATGTTCTTTGCCCTACTTTCTTGTGGATCTATTTTCTGTGTACATGCAGCTTCATGTTTAGCCAATGAGTTGAGGAGATTTCTATGCGTATTCCTAGAACTCCTTTCCTCCACAAATCTGTTCTCATTCTTAGCAGGCCTAGAAAATCCTAGCCACCTGAATAATCCCAAACTCCAATGTCCCTCCTCTGTTCAGCAAGATGGCTatagttttttttggggggggctcCATCTCCTGCTCTTCAGTGCAGGAAGGGTCTCCAGGAAGAAAACCAGTGCATCTGTTGAGTTGATCTCATTGTTCTCTCTCTCGCAATTCCCTTGGTCCTCTACCGTCTATTGTCCAACATGTGGAAATcattttttcttgtctttggtAGTCACTTATGTGTGAAAGACTGGCCATGGTGTGGTCAGACCCCAGCTTCTGTCTATCTTCCCGCACTTTTTAGTGTTTAGCATCTGTCTCATTGCTTACTTTcatctgccttcctgcctttgcttttctcttcctgGCAACCCGTATTCCTTCAGACCACTGGTGCTCAGGACCCAGGGTGTTTCTACCCGTTGgaatagacatagatatagaaaAAGATAGATTCGCCTTTCCATAGATATGCACATATCATTTACTTGTGAGCCAAGACAGAAAAGGCCAACACAATCTTCACTTCAGGAATTGGAGATTAGAATTATAGAATTTCAAGGGGTAAAGATCACATTGACCTTTAGTGAGTATTGTTGAAGCTGACTCTGTCTAAACATTCTGATTTTCCATTATTGTGGCCTCACCACCTCCAGATATTCTCCTGATTTTATCAAACTCTCAGGAAAGAGAGCCAGCCTAACATTTCTCTTCTATCATACTCTTTGCTCAAAGTAATGTTTCTCAGACATTTTGCCATGCATTATATGTGTGAGAAAAATTTAGTTGTAAGAAGTTAGCTTGATGCACACCTTTTCTAAGACAAATTTTACTTGGACCTTGTTTTGCTTACGGTAAGATTAATGACATACGCATTTGGGTAGTTTTCTGTGGTCCTATTATGTTGATGTGGTGTCATAGATGACCAAGCTTGGCAAGTCCTTCCTGTGACAGTGGTGGAGTACGTGCCTCGATAACTCTGTCCATCACCATGGTAGCAATCCTGGACCACATGGCTTTGCTCAGGTGCTgctaaaattaaaacagaagaaatcaaGCTGAATAGTTCTTAGAACAGAAAAACATGTGAAGTCATTTATGACACAAACGGGAAAAAGTCTCTGAGAATTACGACCATTCTCTTTTCTTGATTAGCAGGCAGACAGACATGCAAAAAACCAAAGGAATCGATTCATAGCATTCCAGAACTTTATTCAattcttagaaatattttatttaaaagtttagagGAAGTTAACATATCAGAATTCTTCTCACCAGAAACTATGCTCACATGCAAGCTCTTTTTTAGAAATCTCTTCTTAATGTTCATGAGGACCACAGGACAGGAGAGATCGGAGGGAGATACATTTGGCACTGCAAGCTGTAGGTGGTGATTGGCTGTCAGGATCAAATATGAAAACCTTGCACAATTCCCTAGACCATTGCTCAGAAAAGCCAAAGCCTTAAGTTTCTGGGCAATGGGGGAGAAAAATGGTTCTGCATCTAGCCCTGAAGGCAAAGCCCTTCACTTCTCAGGGATAGGTAGATGATCAAATCTTATTTCCTTGGAGGAGAGACTGGAAATTTTCTTGTGCCCAGCCTCCTGCATTGCAACATAGCAGACGTCTGCTACTCTTTCTCTCCAAACCCACCACAGGTTCAAGTTCCATACGAATAAGGCACAAGAACACTGAGAATGCATTCCCTTCAAAGCCTAGGTGTGCAGAACCTGACTAAGACTGAAGTGGCTCCAGGAGATACAGCATTTGTTTATTTCCACCAAAGATTGAGCATTCATTAACAAGAAACAGCAGTTTCAATGGGGTTTGATTATGTGTATGAAGATATCCCCTCTGCAGTGCAGGCATGCAGTGACTGCTAAAATCTAAGAATAGATAGGAATACTGAGAAGATTCTTCCACACCCCAGGCCCCACTCTAAGCAAAAGATAGCAGCAGCCCATCACTGGAGGAATTTAAACCTGTGGTGCATTTAAGATAAAAGCAACAAGCACAAATGCCAAATTCAGTTCAACCAGTTACTAGGTTGACTCAATTGACCACAAAACATATTTTCAAGAG includes these proteins:
- the LOC134761582 gene encoding apolipoprotein(a)-like gives rise to the protein MFQVELLEAAPEQSHVVQDCYHGDGQSYRGTYSTTVTGRTCQAWSSMTPHQHNRTTENYPNAGLIRNYCRNPDPVAAPYCYTTDPNVRWEYCNLTRCSDAEGNAVAPPTATPLPSLEAPSEQAPTEQRPGVQECYHGNGQSYRGTYFKTVTGRTCQAWSSMTPHSHSRTPENYPNGYVFVLYRKRRKGQLKILLEETCFKMSSPNSTCVRCSWCSKMSQDDCLRAKGLREEKCEAASPSS